One window of the Chitinophaga niabensis genome contains the following:
- a CDS encoding glycosyltransferase family 4 protein yields the protein MKIAILSPVAWRTPPEHYGPWEQMASNVAEGLVQHGWDVTLFATGNSHTAGTLKAICATGYEEDKTQDAKVMECMHISYLMEQAADYEIIHNHFDFLPLTYSRLINTPMVTTIHGFSSEKIIPVYKRYNDINHYVSISNADRHPELDYAGTVYNGIDPAGFDYCETPEDYLLFFGRLHPHKGAHDAITLAKKTGHRLIIAGIIQDEAYYNEKIKPHVDGEQIQYLGPAGPKERNTLLGKAKALLHPIYFEEPFGLSVAEAMMCGTPVIAYRRGSMPELIINGETGYLVNDLHDAAEKINTLPEISRAACRMWAIEQFSMQKMVKDYVRIYESLNLL from the coding sequence ATGAAGATTGCAATACTCTCGCCCGTAGCCTGGCGTACTCCGCCGGAGCACTACGGGCCCTGGGAGCAGATGGCCTCAAATGTAGCGGAGGGATTAGTGCAGCATGGTTGGGATGTAACACTTTTTGCCACAGGCAACTCGCACACCGCCGGTACATTGAAGGCCATTTGCGCAACAGGGTATGAAGAAGACAAAACCCAGGATGCTAAAGTTATGGAGTGTATGCATATCAGTTACCTCATGGAGCAGGCAGCTGATTATGAGATCATTCACAATCACTTTGATTTTCTACCCCTCACTTATTCCCGGCTGATCAATACCCCCATGGTCACCACCATTCACGGTTTTTCATCTGAGAAGATCATCCCGGTGTACAAGCGGTACAACGATATCAATCATTACGTATCCATCAGTAATGCAGACCGGCATCCGGAGTTGGATTATGCCGGCACGGTATACAATGGCATCGATCCCGCAGGTTTTGATTATTGCGAAACACCGGAAGATTACCTCCTGTTCTTTGGCAGGCTGCATCCGCATAAAGGTGCGCATGATGCCATTACCCTGGCTAAGAAAACAGGGCATCGTTTGATCATTGCCGGTATCATACAGGATGAAGCGTATTATAATGAGAAGATAAAACCACATGTAGACGGTGAGCAGATCCAATACCTTGGCCCGGCAGGTCCGAAAGAACGGAATACTTTACTGGGAAAAGCAAAAGCCTTATTACACCCCATCTATTTTGAAGAACCTTTTGGTTTAAGTGTGGCGGAAGCCATGATGTGCGGTACGCCTGTGATCGCTTACCGCAGAGGATCTATGCCGGAACTGATCATTAACGGGGAAACCGGTTACCTGGTGAACGACCTCCATGATGCGGCAGAAAAAATAAACACGCTGCCCGAAATAAGCCGGGCAGCGTGCAGAATGTGGGCCATCGAACAATTCAGTATGCAAAAGATGGTAAAAGATTATGTACGGATCTACGAATCCCTTAACCTTCTTTGA
- a CDS encoding FUSC family protein, whose amino-acid sequence MQERWLKEAKAFIFSYHFSNGLRTTLSVVVPSVIFAAIGQLSTGIAISMGALCTALADVPGTIIHKRNGLIISTILIFLLALGTGLLLPHMALLTIWVGLCSFFCSMLLIYGNRGGNIGIGGMLVMVSIMAEQYTTWQMAVQISFLTLSGSIWYALLALLFWQIRPYLTVQQTLGDCIQSTAKYLRQRANFYEPDLDITETYKDVFAQQVIVNEKQEAVRELLLKMRSAQQGTTSISKSMVLIFLDLVDMQEQIMASQIDYTSLQKRFAGTKVIAQLHETIIQFSEELDNIGIAVSVGFRSMPKVNLKLELEKARKEFKNYQASLPSLKERADLIPFESIFDNLQHITQRMYNMHRLTRLERVKEASFDHQLELSKFTTRQSYDVTTFRNNLTFNSHIFRHAVRTGIAMVSGLLLGQALQLSRTYWILLTIMVIMKPGFSLTKTRSFQRIIGTLIGAFFAAGILYLTKDDTVIFCVMLVCILGAYSFQTYHYITSVVFMTPFIIFLLHFLHPADFNNLTNRVIDTVIGGTIAFIFNYIFWPSWEYKFLPDYMVKAITANKQYLQQVTNLYTDKPFSLIAYKLARKDVHVSIANLTAAFQRMLSEPKSKQKHGSELYHFVVLSHSLSSHIAQLSAYALQHHLKYKRPEYKDILLFLLTIMDQIEQYVSVGAIIPDPETPTAFHRLEERLEELLHLRQQQINDGQGHTVEREEMLEIKHVRDQFQALFTVLKDMKKAAVHGAVIVEG is encoded by the coding sequence ATGCAAGAACGTTGGCTCAAAGAAGCAAAAGCCTTTATTTTCAGTTACCATTTCAGCAACGGACTTCGTACTACCCTGAGCGTTGTTGTGCCCTCTGTTATTTTTGCCGCTATCGGGCAACTCAGCACCGGGATAGCAATATCTATGGGCGCTTTATGTACAGCCCTTGCGGATGTTCCCGGCACTATTATCCACAAACGGAACGGATTGATCATCAGCACCATCCTGATCTTCCTGCTGGCTTTAGGAACAGGCCTGCTGCTACCTCACATGGCGCTGTTGACCATCTGGGTGGGGCTTTGCAGTTTCTTTTGCTCCATGCTGCTGATCTATGGCAACCGGGGTGGAAACATAGGCATCGGAGGTATGCTGGTGATGGTGAGCATCATGGCAGAGCAGTACACCACCTGGCAAATGGCAGTGCAGATTTCCTTCCTTACCCTCAGTGGCAGTATATGGTATGCCCTGCTTGCACTATTATTCTGGCAGATCAGGCCCTACCTGACCGTGCAGCAGACTTTAGGTGATTGCATCCAGTCAACCGCAAAATACCTCCGCCAAAGGGCTAATTTCTACGAACCGGATCTCGATATCACCGAAACTTATAAAGATGTATTTGCCCAGCAGGTGATCGTGAATGAAAAACAGGAAGCCGTGCGCGAGCTCCTGCTTAAAATGCGTTCCGCACAACAGGGTACTACAAGTATCAGCAAAAGCATGGTGCTCATTTTCCTGGACCTGGTGGATATGCAGGAACAGATCATGGCCTCCCAGATCGATTATACCTCCCTGCAAAAACGCTTTGCCGGCACCAAAGTGATTGCACAATTGCATGAAACGATCATACAATTCTCAGAAGAACTAGACAACATAGGCATCGCAGTATCAGTGGGTTTTCGCTCTATGCCTAAAGTAAATTTGAAATTAGAATTAGAGAAGGCGCGCAAGGAATTCAAGAACTACCAGGCCAGCCTGCCTTCCCTCAAAGAACGGGCAGACCTGATCCCTTTCGAAAGCATCTTCGACAACCTGCAGCATATCACCCAGCGGATGTATAACATGCACCGCCTCACCAGGCTGGAAAGAGTGAAGGAAGCGAGTTTCGATCATCAGCTTGAGCTTTCCAAATTCACTACCCGCCAGTCGTACGATGTTACTACATTCCGCAACAACCTCACCTTTAACTCCCACATCTTCCGGCATGCGGTTAGAACGGGAATAGCCATGGTATCCGGTCTGCTGTTGGGCCAGGCGCTGCAGCTCAGCAGAACCTACTGGATCCTGCTCACTATTATGGTGATCATGAAACCCGGTTTCAGTCTTACTAAAACCCGGAGTTTCCAGCGGATCATCGGTACGCTGATCGGGGCTTTCTTTGCAGCGGGGATCCTCTATCTTACAAAAGACGATACGGTTATCTTCTGTGTGATGCTGGTTTGCATCCTGGGAGCTTACAGCTTCCAGACCTATCACTATATCACCAGCGTGGTGTTTATGACACCCTTTATCATCTTCCTGTTACACTTCCTCCATCCGGCGGATTTCAACAACCTCACCAACAGGGTGATAGATACGGTGATCGGTGGTACAATAGCCTTTATTTTCAATTACATCTTCTGGCCCAGCTGGGAATACAAGTTCCTGCCGGATTACATGGTCAAAGCCATCACCGCCAACAAACAATACCTCCAACAGGTCACTAACCTGTACACGGATAAACCCTTCAGCTTAATCGCCTATAAACTGGCCCGCAAGGATGTACATGTAAGCATTGCGAACCTTACTGCCGCTTTTCAGCGGATGTTATCCGAGCCAAAGAGCAAACAGAAACACGGCTCGGAGCTCTATCATTTTGTAGTACTAAGTCATTCATTATCATCGCATATAGCGCAGTTATCTGCTTATGCACTGCAACATCATTTGAAGTATAAGCGGCCGGAATACAAGGATATCCTGTTGTTCCTTCTTACCATTATGGACCAGATAGAGCAGTATGTATCAGTGGGTGCTATTATACCTGACCCGGAAACTCCAACGGCATTCCACCGCCTCGAAGAAAGACTGGAAGAACTGTTGCATCTGAGGCAGCAGCAGATCAATGATGGTCAGGGGCATACTGTTGAAAGGGAAGAAATGCTGGAGATCAAACATGTGCGGGATCAGTTCCAGGCGTTGTTCACGGTGCTAAAGGATATGAAGAAGGCTGCGGTACACGGGGCTGTGATTGTTGAAGGCTGA
- the bshC gene encoding bacillithiol biosynthesis cysteine-adding enzyme BshC, whose protein sequence is MCQHYLPFTETGFCSPIIADFLTGRTPLRSFYEYIQVNPDFDKAMHVKSTQPLRRDLLADALYKQYQGVEIREEVRANIGLLQATNTFTICTAHQPNIFTGYLYFIYKILQTIKLSRDLAVKYPKNHFVPVYYMGSEDADLDELGSIQLNGKTLTWDTDQKGAVGRMNTTGLDEMIKKVADAVGFEPHGPALVEMLEKAYLGHKTIQEATLSLVNDLFGCYGLLVLIPDNPAFKQQLIPVMEEELWQQSSAAIVGKTIEKLAEHYKVQANPREINLFYLIEDKRERIVKDGELWKILHTSLSFSGEQLKEELYTHPERFSPNVILRGILQETILPNIAFIGGGGEVAYWLELKELFQHHKVPYPVILLRNSFLWIKKDLHDRQRKLGISTEALFEDTELLVNRFVHEHTNAALVLREEYAAVEKLFNELEEKAKTIDVTLIATVNAERTRALKSIGKLEHKFLRAEKKKFAWQTEQIRALKERLFPGNSLQERKENFMPYYAQYGPGWFDMMLKAVKPVTDQFGVISEE, encoded by the coding sequence ATGTGCCAACATTACCTGCCATTTACGGAAACGGGGTTCTGCAGTCCGATCATAGCGGATTTTTTGACAGGTCGTACGCCCCTGCGCTCTTTTTATGAGTATATACAGGTGAATCCTGATTTTGATAAAGCCATGCATGTCAAATCAACGCAGCCACTGCGGAGAGATTTACTGGCAGATGCCTTATATAAACAATACCAGGGGGTAGAAATAAGGGAGGAAGTAAGGGCTAATATAGGCCTGTTGCAGGCCACCAATACTTTTACAATCTGTACGGCTCATCAGCCGAATATATTTACAGGGTATCTCTATTTCATCTACAAGATACTACAAACTATCAAGCTTTCCCGGGATTTAGCGGTGAAGTACCCAAAGAACCACTTTGTGCCGGTGTATTACATGGGCAGCGAGGATGCGGACCTGGACGAACTGGGCTCCATACAGCTGAATGGTAAAACCCTTACCTGGGATACGGATCAGAAGGGGGCGGTAGGCCGGATGAACACTACCGGGCTGGATGAAATGATCAAAAAGGTAGCAGATGCGGTGGGGTTTGAGCCCCATGGGCCTGCTTTGGTGGAAATGCTGGAAAAGGCTTACCTGGGGCATAAAACCATCCAGGAGGCTACTTTAAGCCTTGTTAACGATTTGTTTGGTTGTTACGGGCTGCTAGTGCTGATACCTGACAATCCGGCATTCAAGCAACAGCTGATTCCGGTGATGGAGGAAGAATTATGGCAACAGAGTTCTGCTGCTATTGTAGGCAAAACCATCGAAAAATTAGCAGAACATTATAAAGTTCAGGCGAATCCGCGGGAAATAAATCTTTTTTATCTCATTGAGGATAAACGTGAAAGGATTGTTAAAGATGGGGAATTGTGGAAGATACTACACACATCGTTGTCGTTTTCCGGGGAGCAATTGAAAGAGGAATTATACACACATCCTGAACGGTTTAGTCCGAATGTGATCCTTCGTGGGATCCTGCAGGAAACCATTCTGCCGAACATTGCTTTTATTGGCGGTGGAGGAGAAGTGGCTTACTGGCTGGAATTAAAAGAGCTCTTCCAGCATCATAAAGTACCTTATCCTGTTATCCTGCTGCGTAACTCTTTCCTTTGGATAAAGAAGGATCTGCATGACCGTCAGCGGAAGCTGGGGATCAGCACGGAAGCCTTGTTTGAGGATACCGAGTTGCTGGTGAACCGTTTTGTGCATGAGCATACAAATGCAGCTTTAGTGTTGCGGGAAGAATATGCGGCGGTGGAGAAGCTGTTCAATGAACTGGAAGAGAAAGCAAAGACAATTGACGTTACGTTGATTGCTACCGTGAATGCAGAGCGCACGCGTGCATTGAAATCTATTGGTAAGCTTGAGCATAAATTCCTGCGGGCTGAGAAGAAGAAGTTTGCCTGGCAAACAGAGCAGATCCGGGCTTTGAAAGAGCGGTTGTTTCCCGGTAATTCTTTGCAGGAGCGGAAGGAGAACTTTATGCCTTATTACGCGCAATATGGGCCGGGTTGGTTTGATATGATGCTGAAGGCGGTGAAGCCGGTAACGGACCAGTTTGGGGTGATTTCGGAGGAGTAG
- a CDS encoding glycosyltransferase family 4 protein, which produces MKIAYIASYFPRECGIATFTEHLIRAISNEQDSTAPEVSVIAMNDEGQTYEYPPEVTFTIRQHHLQDYLNAADHVNESGVDFVMVQHEFGIFGGESGVYLLPFLHRLKVPYLVTFHTVLKESSFMQRMVVKEIAQHAAKVVVMSNLAINFLVNLYDIEQDKILMIPHGVPDFEKLSIDAAILPKVLRERKVLFTFGLLSRNKGIETVIQALPAIISKHPDVLYVVAGKTHPGVLRHAGEEYRDYLRKLITELGVEDHVMFIDKFLTEDDLFAYLMHSSIYITPYLNEAQITSGTLTYAMGAGAAVISTPYWYAKELLAEGRGRLFGFSQHEELGAIITELLDNPAMLESLRERSLNFGKELQWSRMGARYRQVVRRRLQNPPPTPMLTRNLPEPSMLPHLNLTHIRRLTDNTGIIQHAKFGIPNLKEGYCVDDNARALMMTLMVVPHRPSKEILDLLPIYLSFLHYMQLPDGNFRNFLSFSRQYLDEVGSEDSFGRTIWALGYLIRYAPNNSYREFAQEMFHAAIPHFKDLEHLRGRANAAIGVCHYLHYHPSDERLYVALRTLIEPLTDGWEKNSNEAWQWFEKDMTYDNGILPLALLHAAEFTGNEKWKEIGLQSLSFLENLTMRQGYFTPVGNEGWHCEGGDCPLFDQQAIETMAMVLLYQQAHVITGNKVYLQRMYTCYKWFLGDNALRLSLYDQETHGCCDGLEARGLNRNQGAESTLAYFISHLSVLNSCAAVPKPEKILKTAVISGGIVSKII; this is translated from the coding sequence ATGAAGATAGCCTATATAGCCTCGTATTTTCCGCGGGAATGCGGAATAGCAACGTTCACCGAGCATCTCATTCGTGCGATCTCTAATGAACAGGATTCAACAGCGCCGGAAGTATCTGTGATTGCGATGAACGATGAAGGGCAAACGTACGAATACCCGCCGGAAGTTACCTTCACTATCCGCCAGCATCATCTGCAGGATTACCTCAACGCGGCGGACCATGTGAATGAAAGTGGTGTGGACTTCGTGATGGTGCAACATGAGTTTGGTATTTTCGGTGGAGAGTCCGGCGTATACCTCTTGCCGTTCCTTCACCGTTTGAAGGTACCTTACCTGGTCACCTTCCATACGGTACTGAAAGAATCTTCTTTCATGCAGCGGATGGTAGTGAAAGAAATTGCACAACATGCGGCGAAGGTGGTCGTAATGAGTAATCTCGCCATCAACTTCCTGGTGAACCTCTACGATATAGAGCAGGATAAAATACTGATGATACCGCATGGCGTACCTGATTTTGAAAAGCTGAGTATTGATGCTGCCATTCTTCCGAAGGTATTACGTGAACGCAAAGTTCTCTTCACCTTCGGATTGCTGAGCAGGAACAAAGGAATAGAGACTGTTATACAGGCACTCCCCGCCATTATCAGCAAACATCCTGATGTATTGTATGTGGTAGCAGGCAAAACCCATCCCGGCGTACTGCGTCATGCAGGTGAAGAATACCGGGACTACCTGCGTAAGCTGATCACAGAACTGGGTGTGGAAGATCATGTAATGTTCATTGATAAGTTCCTTACGGAAGACGATCTGTTTGCGTACCTGATGCACAGCAGTATCTATATAACACCGTACCTGAACGAAGCGCAGATCACCAGCGGCACACTAACGTATGCCATGGGTGCCGGAGCTGCTGTAATATCAACACCTTACTGGTATGCAAAAGAATTACTGGCAGAAGGCCGTGGCCGCCTCTTTGGTTTTTCACAACACGAAGAGCTGGGCGCCATTATCACAGAATTGCTGGACAACCCTGCCATGCTGGAAAGCCTGCGGGAACGTTCGCTGAACTTCGGAAAGGAATTACAATGGAGCAGGATGGGTGCACGTTACCGCCAGGTGGTCCGCAGAAGGCTGCAGAACCCGCCACCAACGCCCATGCTTACACGTAATCTCCCGGAGCCATCCATGCTGCCGCATTTGAACCTTACACATATTCGCCGTTTAACAGACAATACAGGTATTATACAACACGCCAAGTTTGGTATACCCAACCTGAAAGAAGGGTATTGTGTAGATGATAACGCGCGTGCATTGATGATGACACTTATGGTGGTGCCGCACCGCCCTTCCAAAGAGATCCTTGACCTGCTGCCCATCTACCTCAGCTTCCTGCATTACATGCAATTGCCGGATGGTAACTTCAGGAACTTCCTCAGCTTCAGCCGGCAGTACCTGGATGAAGTGGGTTCAGAAGATTCCTTTGGCCGTACTATCTGGGCACTGGGTTACCTGATCCGTTATGCACCTAATAATTCCTACCGGGAATTTGCGCAGGAAATGTTCCATGCTGCCATCCCTCACTTCAAAGACCTCGAACATCTCCGCGGACGCGCCAATGCGGCCATTGGGGTTTGCCATTACCTCCATTATCATCCTTCCGATGAAAGGTTGTATGTGGCCCTGCGGACGCTCATTGAACCTTTAACTGACGGATGGGAAAAGAACAGTAACGAGGCATGGCAATGGTTTGAAAAAGATATGACCTACGATAACGGCATCCTGCCGCTGGCACTACTGCATGCGGCAGAGTTCACAGGTAATGAAAAATGGAAAGAGATCGGGTTGCAAAGTCTCTCCTTCCTGGAAAACCTCACCATGCGCCAGGGTTACTTTACGCCCGTAGGCAACGAGGGCTGGCATTGCGAAGGCGGTGATTGTCCTTTATTCGACCAGCAGGCGATTGAAACAATGGCCATGGTGTTACTGTATCAGCAGGCGCATGTTATTACCGGTAACAAAGTATACCTGCAACGTATGTATACCTGCTATAAATGGTTCCTGGGAGATAATGCATTACGCCTCTCTCTGTACGACCAGGAAACACATGGCTGCTGTGATGGACTGGAAGCAAGAGGACTTAACCGTAACCAGGGCGCTGAAAGCACATTGGCTTATTTCATTTCACACCTCAGTGTGCTGAATAGTTGTGCAGCCGTTCCCAAACCGGAAAAGATCCTCAAAACGGCCGTTATTTCAGGAGGCATTGTGAGCAAGATCATTTAG
- the smc gene encoding chromosome segregation protein SMC, with protein sequence MRLKTLEIKGFKSFADKTVLHFDEGVTGVIGPNGCGKSNIIDSIRWVIGEHKISNLRSDNQAGLVFNGSRTRSASGMAEVSLTFENNKNVLPTEFTTVTVTRKFYKNGDSEYRLNDVVCRLKDIHNLFMDTGVSTDSYAIIELGMVDDIIKDKENSRRRMLEQAAGISIYKTRKKEAKSKLDATEGDLNRIEDLLFEINNNLKTLESQARKAERFYEIKKEYKEASIELAKASLEGFNNTFKDLTEQQQQETDRKFALEAEISTDEAAVEQDKLHFVAKERELQVLQRSFNELVSTIRTKENDKNLASQQLTYLKEREKSLTDFLNNAEGQAKGLTESIAFTETQVTDEQEVFDSMQDELETLHEMVDEKKEHFAEKKLSLENLRKDQQQWQRQQFEAEKKVAIADTSVQNLQRGIQQLQEEKTNRLTQIQQLEEEKSGLQEVLENSKDELEEMVNFQEETKGKILTTQGEIEGLRDRLVDENRKLDSKKNEYDLLKSLVDSLEGYPESIKFLKKNTDWNNKAPILSDIFFCQEAYRTCIENLLEPYLNFYVVNNAEEAIQAIQLLDLHKKGKANFFILDQFNHQAGTLFAPPGTISALEVVEIDEKYKGLGNYLLGKVFIANDLTSMNFAELPDQDVLITEKSGRVHRGKYSMNGGSVGLFEGKKLGRAKNLEKLDQEIKDLEAVCSSLKAQLQAKHDQVLGYNSQLNENKINALKEKVNQLNNQLFGLQNRIENFHHLIETGSKRLTEMEQQLEANEQSIASVRDELDGLNEKVHNLHDSIQAADRAAQEAEQQFNQASVQFNNQNLQHTRQHSKVQGLKQELDFKRKQLSDLYVQVTSNKTQLEDTAGNIAAAEDRLASSEDGLVDLFRRREEEEKSVNEKDQEYYNFRNHLQELESTLRSKLKTRDLLDQNLNLIKDKVNELKLQLSSMKERLSVEFKINLDEILDEDRTGSQSVEDLQNNAERLKKRLENMGEINPTAIEAYTEMKKRYEFILEQKNDLVTAKESLLQTIQEVESTANQKFLDTFNQVKENFIRVFKALFTEEDQCDMILNDPSNLADTGIEIIAKPKGKRPAAITQLSGGEKTLTATALLFAIYLIKPAPFCILDEVDAPLDDANVGKFTNMIRKFSDNSQFIIVTHNKQTMAAVDVIYGVTMQEAGVSKLVPVDFRSLN encoded by the coding sequence GTGCGTTTAAAAACACTAGAGATCAAAGGGTTTAAAAGTTTTGCGGACAAAACGGTGTTACACTTCGATGAAGGTGTAACAGGCGTTATTGGCCCTAACGGTTGCGGCAAGAGTAATATCATCGACTCTATCCGCTGGGTGATCGGAGAACATAAGATCAGTAACCTGCGTTCAGATAACCAGGCTGGCCTCGTGTTCAATGGTTCCCGTACCCGTTCCGCCAGTGGTATGGCGGAAGTAAGCCTTACGTTCGAGAACAATAAGAACGTATTGCCTACGGAATTCACCACGGTGACTGTTACCCGTAAGTTCTATAAGAATGGCGACAGCGAATATCGTTTGAACGATGTGGTCTGCCGCCTCAAGGATATCCATAACCTCTTTATGGATACAGGGGTGAGTACAGACTCCTACGCCATCATCGAGTTAGGGATGGTGGACGATATCATCAAGGATAAGGAGAACAGCCGCCGCCGGATGCTGGAACAGGCCGCCGGTATTTCCATCTACAAAACCCGGAAAAAGGAAGCCAAATCCAAACTGGACGCCACAGAAGGTGACCTGAACAGGATCGAGGACCTTCTTTTCGAGATCAATAACAACCTCAAGACATTGGAGAGCCAGGCCCGCAAAGCGGAACGGTTCTACGAGATCAAAAAGGAATATAAAGAGGCCAGCATTGAGCTGGCCAAAGCTTCCCTGGAAGGTTTCAACAACACCTTTAAAGACCTCACAGAGCAGCAGCAGCAGGAAACTGACCGCAAGTTTGCCCTCGAAGCAGAGATCTCTACAGATGAGGCAGCGGTGGAACAGGATAAACTGCACTTTGTGGCGAAAGAAAGGGAGTTGCAGGTATTGCAGCGCTCTTTCAACGAACTTGTATCTACCATCCGCACCAAGGAGAATGATAAAAACCTGGCTTCCCAGCAACTGACCTACTTAAAGGAAAGGGAAAAAAGCCTGACAGATTTCCTCAACAACGCGGAAGGCCAGGCAAAAGGCCTCACGGAATCTATCGCCTTCACTGAAACGCAGGTGACAGACGAGCAGGAAGTATTTGATTCCATGCAGGATGAACTGGAAACCCTCCACGAAATGGTGGATGAGAAGAAAGAACATTTTGCAGAGAAGAAACTCAGCCTGGAAAACCTCCGGAAAGACCAGCAGCAATGGCAGCGCCAGCAATTTGAAGCGGAAAAGAAAGTGGCTATCGCCGATACTTCCGTACAGAACCTCCAGCGCGGCATCCAGCAGTTACAGGAAGAAAAAACCAACCGCTTAACGCAGATCCAGCAACTGGAAGAAGAGAAGAGCGGTTTGCAGGAAGTACTGGAAAACAGCAAAGATGAGCTGGAAGAAATGGTGAACTTCCAGGAAGAAACAAAAGGCAAGATCCTCACCACACAAGGTGAAATAGAAGGCCTGCGGGACCGCCTGGTAGACGAGAACCGTAAACTGGATTCGAAAAAGAACGAGTACGATCTGTTGAAATCCCTTGTGGACAGCCTGGAAGGTTATCCCGAGAGTATCAAGTTCCTCAAAAAGAACACAGACTGGAATAATAAAGCTCCCATCCTCAGCGATATTTTCTTTTGCCAGGAAGCTTACCGCACCTGTATAGAAAACCTGCTGGAACCTTACCTGAACTTCTATGTAGTGAACAATGCAGAGGAAGCCATCCAGGCTATCCAGCTGCTGGACCTCCACAAAAAAGGGAAGGCTAACTTCTTTATACTGGACCAGTTCAATCACCAGGCAGGTACCCTGTTTGCGCCTCCGGGCACTATTTCCGCACTGGAAGTGGTAGAGATTGACGAGAAATATAAAGGGCTGGGTAATTACCTGCTGGGCAAGGTGTTCATTGCGAACGACCTCACTTCCATGAACTTCGCCGAACTGCCGGACCAGGATGTACTGATCACCGAAAAGAGCGGCCGCGTTCACCGTGGTAAATACAGCATGAACGGTGGTTCTGTGGGTTTGTTCGAAGGAAAGAAATTAGGCCGCGCCAAGAACCTGGAGAAGCTGGACCAGGAGATCAAAGACCTGGAAGCTGTATGCAGCAGCCTTAAAGCACAATTGCAAGCTAAGCATGATCAGGTGCTGGGTTACAACAGTCAGTTGAATGAGAACAAGATCAATGCTTTAAAGGAAAAAGTGAACCAGCTGAACAATCAGCTCTTTGGTTTGCAGAACAGGATCGAGAACTTCCATCACCTGATTGAAACCGGCAGCAAGCGCCTCACAGAAATGGAGCAGCAGCTGGAAGCCAATGAACAAAGTATTGCATCCGTACGGGATGAACTGGATGGCCTCAATGAAAAAGTGCATAACCTGCACGACAGCATTCAGGCGGCAGACAGGGCAGCACAGGAAGCAGAGCAGCAATTCAACCAGGCCAGCGTGCAGTTCAATAACCAGAACCTGCAACATACCCGCCAGCACAGTAAAGTGCAGGGTCTCAAACAGGAGCTGGATTTTAAACGTAAACAGCTGAGTGACCTGTATGTACAGGTAACAAGCAATAAAACACAACTGGAAGATACAGCGGGTAACATCGCTGCAGCGGAAGACAGGTTGGCTTCTTCTGAAGACGGACTGGTAGACCTGTTCCGCCGCCGTGAAGAAGAAGAGAAGAGTGTGAATGAAAAGGACCAGGAGTATTACAACTTCCGTAACCACCTGCAGGAACTGGAAAGCACGCTGCGTTCCAAACTGAAAACGCGCGATCTGCTGGACCAGAACCTGAACCTGATCAAAGACAAGGTGAATGAACTCAAACTGCAACTCTCTTCCATGAAGGAAAGGCTGAGCGTGGAGTTCAAGATCAACCTGGATGAGATCCTGGATGAAGACCGCACGGGCAGCCAGTCTGTGGAAGACCTGCAAAACAATGCGGAACGCCTCAAGAAAAGGCTGGAGAACATGGGTGAGATCAACCCAACAGCCATTGAAGCGTATACGGAAATGAAGAAACGTTACGAGTTCATCTTAGAACAGAAGAACGACCTGGTGACGGCTAAAGAATCCTTACTGCAAACTATCCAGGAAGTAGAATCCACGGCTAACCAGAAGTTCCTGGATACCTTTAACCAGGTGAAAGAGAACTTCATCCGGGTGTTCAAGGCTTTGTTCACGGAAGAAGATCAGTGCGATATGATCCTGAACGATCCTTCCAACCTGGCGGATACGGGTATTGAGATCATCGCTAAACCGAAAGGGAAACGCCCGGCGGCTATTACACAATTGTCCGGTGGAGAAAAAACCCTTACGGCTACGGCATTGCTCTTTGCTATTTACCTGATCAAACCAGCACCTTTCTGTATCCTGGATGAGGTGGATGCGCCATTGGATGATGCCAACGTAGGTAAGTTCACCAATATGATCCGCAAGTTCTCCGATAACTCCCAGTTCATTATCGTAACGCACAACAAGCAAACGATGGCGGCTGTGGATGTGATCTACGGGGTAACCATGCAGGAAGCCGGTGTAAGTAAACTGGTACCGGTGGATTTCAGGAGTCTGAATTAA